One stretch of Salarias fasciatus chromosome 19, fSalaFa1.1, whole genome shotgun sequence DNA includes these proteins:
- the tecpr2 gene encoding tectonin beta-propeller repeat-containing protein 2 isoform X2, producing MAAQPSPPSLLREFCPLYYLLNAIPAKVQRGFRSVVVYLTALDSSSDFLAVGSSIGMLYLYCRRLAHMNKYSLEGKCDAITAVKLLSCFDDLVAVGTASGRVAVFQLVSPLPGRNKQLRRFDVVGLHKGSVTSLAWSTNGMKLFSGDDKGRVVFSALDLDQGVCKPVLLLEESSAVVQMEYSHQVLLVSTLHRSVLLCTQTQEVLQLGSKPRKSSGRFGACFLPALCKQSDLQVFAARPGLRLWRCDVRGQVEETRQFKPLFNSQVPQVELFPRPGPVGAYRPSERQLGLLSCFLRDGVILSWNEYSIYVLDCVSEMVIGALESSGDIVSVSCCDNEIFILKGDRDVIRLSNSPEGLASNLSELSVRLASPLTTPTIVQPTGSVETAQPIRTMAIIVEGGGREEGGGGGSDRLREEGPEEEEEDVEEAEEQQEVRSSVYGSSPRSRSSSITSWDSLHGNAPNTTPSEPSSRRYSAPLCQEELVVKAIRVKKRRRRRQDSSSGNRLSESSCSDSMFAVHDDSWSDGGSGTPASDRTSLVGLDLENQKSQESGGSDRGLKEVEEQLSGSLLLQLDTGQTSGPGPETQAVPPTPDVDLLLECTFSYMHKSEEDDGQEQQPMEEPEDEFLSPLIGPEEEEEEEEEEEDKLAPPAGLADPMFFSTVSSLDRKQSMSSDEDGDIYCPSVAPGRDRDNRTSSPNQLDRTKDGRTDQEAQEKDRHKPDQLAESWMGYSGPGCGILSLQVTDRYVWCLDFKGGLFCSPLPETGLNWQRFEDNIHQVALSPSGNLLWKVEQKTMTAYACAKVSVRGKRHWYKAEEHSAFVALSDDSAWIIRTNGDLYLQTGLSVERPCARSVKVETPCVFSQVCVRAGVVWALSEHQAVFYREGLSSYCSQGEGWKYDTVSEAQGLDLVCVALADGGTAWALDASGSLWFRTGVRSSRPQGDDDHWWQISISDYVVFDQGSLFQTLLQATQSVATVTRAPVERVVAFLSQYSHCQPSLVSANRSGVWVASGRNQLHLARGSLVGTFWQNVVPRGTVSATRWTFITSSSVPHKEGTFLWLAQSRKDLFCVWDQDGELRPSSVLLPPEVELTYLSACRDALWGLDAHGRVLIRTLSPSCPAGLHWTPLDLSQLGGVRLVSVSCGSQNVWAVDSRGIVYFRVGTQPLNPSMMLPAWIHIEPPAQPIGVQLVCIQTSPNDRLLWALDNRGSVFVRTGLSDEMPVGTDWELVPGLAVSQLVLSCRTVWVRCVNGDLARRYGVSERNPAGDYWKKIPGGANWFTVTPEDELWAVTLVGGLARRLTKLLPQTPVRPASSGASLGDDVDDEWELI from the exons ATGGCCGCTCAACCGAGTCCTCCATCCCTTCTCAGAGAGTTTTGCCCACTCTACTACCTCCTCAATGCCATCCCAGCCAAG gtccAGAGGGGCTTCAGGTCCGTAGTGGTCTACCTGACGGCTctggacagcagcagtgacTTCCTGGCGGTGGGCAGCAGCATCGGGATGCTCTACCTCTACTGTCGCCGCCTGGCACACATGAACAAGTAcagtctggag gGAAAGTGTGACGCCATCACggctgtgaagctgctcagcTGCTTCGATGACCTGGTTGCCGTGGGAACAGCTTCAGGTCGGGTGGCGGTCTTCCAGCTGgtgtctccacttcctggtcGTAACAAGCAG CTGAGGCGTTTCGACGTGGTCGGCCTCCACAAAGGTTCGGTCACGTCTTTGGCCTGGAGCACCAACGGGATGAAGCTGTTCTCTGGGGATGATAAGGGACGGGTGGTGTTCTCcgctctggacctggaccag ggagTGTGTAAACCAGTGCTGCTGTTGGAGGAGTCCTCGGCGGTGGTTCAGATGGAGTACAGTCACCAGGTGCTGCTGGTCTCCACCCTGCACAGATCGGTGCTGCTCTGCACACAGACGCAGGAGGTCCTGCAGCTCGGCTCCAAGCCCCGCAAGAG CAGCGGGAGGTTTGGCGCCTGCTTCCTGCCGGCTCTCTGTAAACAGAGCGACCTGCAGGTGTTTGCCGCCCGTCCCGGACTGCGACTGTGGCGCTGTGACGTCAGAGGTCAGGTGGAGGAGACGCGTCAGTTCAAACCGCTCTTCAACTCCCAG gtGCCCCAGGTGGAGCTGTTTCCTCGTCCTGGGCCTGTGGGAGCGTATCGTCCCTCTGAGCGCCAGCTGggcctcctcagctgcttcctgaGAGACGGCGTGATCCTGAGCTGGAACGAGTACAGCATCTACGTCCTGGACTGTGTGAGCGAG ATGGTGATCGGAGCGTTGGAGAGCAGCGGGGACATCGTGTCGGTGTCGTGTTGTGACAACGAGATCTTCATCCTGAAAGGAGACCGAGACGTCATCCGGCTGTCCAACAGTCCCGAGGGGCTGGCCTCCAACT TGTCGGAGCTGTCGGTCCGCCTGGCCTCGCCTCTGACCACGCCCACCATCGTCCAGCCGACCGGATCTGTGGAAaccgctcagccaatcagaaccaTGGCCATCATCGTGGAAGGCggtgggagggaggaaggaggaggaggtggcagCGATAGACTCCGAGAGGAGGGtccagaagaggaggaggaagatgtggaggaggcagaggagcagcaggag GTGCGCTCCAGCGTGTACGGCAGCAGCCCTCgcagccgcagcagctccatcacttcctgggacagtctccatggaaacgctcCAAACACCACCCCCTCTGAGCCCAGCTCCAGGAGATACAGCGCCCCCCTGTGTCAGGAGGAGCTGGTCGTTAAAGCCATCagagtgaagaagaggaggagacgacGCCAGG acagcagcagtgggaatCGTCTGTCTGAAAGCAGCTgttcagactccatgtttgcgGTCCACGATGACAGCTGGAGCGATGGAGGCAGCGGGACTCCGGCGAGTGACCGCACCTCCCTGGTGGGTCTGGATCTGGAGAACCAGAAGTCCCAGGAGTCCGGAGGCTCGGACCGAGGcctgaaggaggtggaggagcagctgtccGG ctccctgctcctccagctggacacGGGACAGACCTCTGGTCCCGGCCCAGAGACTCAAGCCGTCCCCCCGACCCCCGAtgtggacctgctgctggagtgcaCGTTCTCCTACATGCACAAATCTGAGGAGGACGATgggcaggagcagcagccaaTGGAGGAGCCCGAAGACGAGTTTCTGAGTCCTCTGATTGgaccggaggaggaagaggaagaggaggaggaggag gaGGACAagctggcgccccctgctggtctggcGGACCCcatgtttttctccactgtGTCCAGcctggacaggaagcagagcatGTCCAGCGATGAAGACGGAGACATCTACTGTCCCTCTGTGGCTCCGGGTCGGGACCGGGACAACCGCACCTCCTCCCCCAACCAGCTGGACAGGACCAAagatggacggacggaccaGGAGGCCCAGGAGAAAGACCGACACAAACCTGACCAG ttgGCAGAAAGCTGGATGGGATACTCAGGACCCGGCTGTGGAATACTGAGCTtacaggtgactgacag GTATGTGTGGTGCCTGGATTTCAAAGGAGGACTGTTCTGCAGCCCTTTACCTGAAACCGGACTCAATTGGCAGCGCTTTGAAGACAATatccaccaggtggcgctgtcccCTTCAG GTAACCTGCTGTGGAAGGTGGAGCAGAAGACCATGACGGCGTACGCCTGCGCCAAAGTGTCGGTGAGGGGAAAACGTCACTGGTACAAAGCCGAGGAGCATTCGGCGTTCGTGGCTCTGAGTGACGACTCTGCCTGGATCATCAGGACCAACGGCGACCTCTACCTGCAGACAG GCCTGAGCGTGGAGCGTCCCTGCGCGCGCTCCGTGAAGGTGGAGACTCCGTGTGTGTtcagccaggtgtgtgtgagggcggGCGTGGTTTGGGCACTGAGCGAGCACCAGGCCGTCTTCTACCGGGAGGGTCTGAGCAGCTACTGCAGCCAGGGCGAGGGCTGGAAGTACGACACGGTCAG tgaGGCTCAGGGTCTAGACCTGGTCTGTGTGGCTCTGGCTGATGGGGGCACGGCCTGGGCTCTTGATGCCAGTGGCAGTCTCTGGTTTCGAACCGGGGTACGCTCGTCCAGACCGCAGGGTGACGACGACCACTGGTGGCAG ATCAGCATCTCGGACTACGTGGTGTTCGACCAGGGCAGCCTCTTCCAGACGCTGCTGCAGGCCACGCAGAGCGTCGCCACGGTAACGCGGGCGCCGGTGGAGCGCGTGGTGGCTTTCCTGTCGCAGTACTCCCACTGCCAGCCCAGCCTGGTCAGCGCCAACCGCAGCGGCGTGTGGGTCGCGTCCGGCAGGAACCAGCTGCACCTGGCCCGGGGCAGCCTCGTGG GAACCTTCTGGCAGAACGTGGTCCCTCGCGGAACCGTCTCAGCCACCAGGTGGACCTTCATCACCTCTTCATCTGTACCTCACAAAGAAG GTACCTTCCTGTGGCtggctcagagcaggaaggatcTGTTCTGCGTGTGGGACCAGGACGGCGAGCTCCGCCCCTCGTCGGTGCTGCTCCCCCCTGAG GTGGAGCTGACGTACCTGTCGGCCTGTCGGGACGCTCTGTGGGGTTTGGACGCTCACGGCCGGGTCCTCATCCGGAcgctgtctccgtcctgtcccGCCGGTCTGCACTGGACCCCCCTGGATCTGAGCCAGCTGG GTGGTGTTCGTCTGGTCAGTGTGAGCTGCGGCAGTCAGAACGTCTGGGCTGTGGATAGCCGAGGAATCGTTTACTTCAGGGTCGGAACCCAACCGCTGAATCCCAGCATGATGCTCCCGGCCTGGATCCACATAGAACCACCTGCACAG CCCATCGGAGTGCAGCTGGTCTGCATCCAGACGAGTCCTAACGATCGCCTCCTCTGGGCTTTGGACAACAGAGGAAGCGTCTTCGTCAGGACCGGGCTCAGCGACGAGATGCCGGTCGGGACGGACTGGGAGCTGGTACCAG GTCTTGCCGTCAGtcagctggtcctcagctgTCGAACCGTGTGGGTTCGGTGCGTCAATGGAGATCTGGCTCGACGTTACGGCGTCTCTGAAAGAAACCCAGCGGGAGACTACTGGAAGAAGATCCCTGGCGGCGCCAACTGGTTTACAG TGACTCCGGAGGACGAACTGTGGGCGGTCACCTTGGTGGGTGGATTGGCACGGCGACTGACGAAGCTCCTCCCACAGACGCCTGTTAGACCCGCCTCCTCAGGCGCCTCGTTGGGAGACGACGTCGATGACGAGTGGGAGCTGATTTGA
- the tecpr2 gene encoding tectonin beta-propeller repeat-containing protein 2 isoform X1, whose translation MAAQPSPPSLLREFCPLYYLLNAIPAKVQRGFRSVVVYLTALDSSSDFLAVGSSIGMLYLYCRRLAHMNKYSLEGKCDAITAVKLLSCFDDLVAVGTASGRVAVFQLVSPLPGRNKQLRRFDVVGLHKGSVTSLAWSTNGMKLFSGDDKGRVVFSALDLDQGVCKPVLLLEESSAVVQMEYSHQVLLVSTLHRSVLLCTQTQEVLQLGSKPRKSSGRFGACFLPALCKQSDLQVFAARPGLRLWRCDVRGQVEETRQFKPLFNSQVPQVELFPRPGPVGAYRPSERQLGLLSCFLRDGVILSWNEYSIYVLDCVSEMVIGALESSGDIVSVSCCDNEIFILKGDRDVIRLSNSPEGLASNLSELSVRLASPLTTPTIVQPTGSVETAQPIRTMAIIVEGGGREEGGGGGSDRLREEGPEEEEEDVEEAEEQQEVTDTGEWPPSELSHSGVTAVFPVQVRSSVYGSSPRSRSSSITSWDSLHGNAPNTTPSEPSSRRYSAPLCQEELVVKAIRVKKRRRRRQDSSSGNRLSESSCSDSMFAVHDDSWSDGGSGTPASDRTSLVGLDLENQKSQESGGSDRGLKEVEEQLSGSLLLQLDTGQTSGPGPETQAVPPTPDVDLLLECTFSYMHKSEEDDGQEQQPMEEPEDEFLSPLIGPEEEEEEEEEEEDKLAPPAGLADPMFFSTVSSLDRKQSMSSDEDGDIYCPSVAPGRDRDNRTSSPNQLDRTKDGRTDQEAQEKDRHKPDQLAESWMGYSGPGCGILSLQVTDRYVWCLDFKGGLFCSPLPETGLNWQRFEDNIHQVALSPSGNLLWKVEQKTMTAYACAKVSVRGKRHWYKAEEHSAFVALSDDSAWIIRTNGDLYLQTGLSVERPCARSVKVETPCVFSQVCVRAGVVWALSEHQAVFYREGLSSYCSQGEGWKYDTVSEAQGLDLVCVALADGGTAWALDASGSLWFRTGVRSSRPQGDDDHWWQISISDYVVFDQGSLFQTLLQATQSVATVTRAPVERVVAFLSQYSHCQPSLVSANRSGVWVASGRNQLHLARGSLVGTFWQNVVPRGTVSATRWTFITSSSVPHKEGTFLWLAQSRKDLFCVWDQDGELRPSSVLLPPEVELTYLSACRDALWGLDAHGRVLIRTLSPSCPAGLHWTPLDLSQLGGVRLVSVSCGSQNVWAVDSRGIVYFRVGTQPLNPSMMLPAWIHIEPPAQPIGVQLVCIQTSPNDRLLWALDNRGSVFVRTGLSDEMPVGTDWELVPGLAVSQLVLSCRTVWVRCVNGDLARRYGVSERNPAGDYWKKIPGGANWFTVTPEDELWAVTLVGGLARRLTKLLPQTPVRPASSGASLGDDVDDEWELI comes from the exons ATGGCCGCTCAACCGAGTCCTCCATCCCTTCTCAGAGAGTTTTGCCCACTCTACTACCTCCTCAATGCCATCCCAGCCAAG gtccAGAGGGGCTTCAGGTCCGTAGTGGTCTACCTGACGGCTctggacagcagcagtgacTTCCTGGCGGTGGGCAGCAGCATCGGGATGCTCTACCTCTACTGTCGCCGCCTGGCACACATGAACAAGTAcagtctggag gGAAAGTGTGACGCCATCACggctgtgaagctgctcagcTGCTTCGATGACCTGGTTGCCGTGGGAACAGCTTCAGGTCGGGTGGCGGTCTTCCAGCTGgtgtctccacttcctggtcGTAACAAGCAG CTGAGGCGTTTCGACGTGGTCGGCCTCCACAAAGGTTCGGTCACGTCTTTGGCCTGGAGCACCAACGGGATGAAGCTGTTCTCTGGGGATGATAAGGGACGGGTGGTGTTCTCcgctctggacctggaccag ggagTGTGTAAACCAGTGCTGCTGTTGGAGGAGTCCTCGGCGGTGGTTCAGATGGAGTACAGTCACCAGGTGCTGCTGGTCTCCACCCTGCACAGATCGGTGCTGCTCTGCACACAGACGCAGGAGGTCCTGCAGCTCGGCTCCAAGCCCCGCAAGAG CAGCGGGAGGTTTGGCGCCTGCTTCCTGCCGGCTCTCTGTAAACAGAGCGACCTGCAGGTGTTTGCCGCCCGTCCCGGACTGCGACTGTGGCGCTGTGACGTCAGAGGTCAGGTGGAGGAGACGCGTCAGTTCAAACCGCTCTTCAACTCCCAG gtGCCCCAGGTGGAGCTGTTTCCTCGTCCTGGGCCTGTGGGAGCGTATCGTCCCTCTGAGCGCCAGCTGggcctcctcagctgcttcctgaGAGACGGCGTGATCCTGAGCTGGAACGAGTACAGCATCTACGTCCTGGACTGTGTGAGCGAG ATGGTGATCGGAGCGTTGGAGAGCAGCGGGGACATCGTGTCGGTGTCGTGTTGTGACAACGAGATCTTCATCCTGAAAGGAGACCGAGACGTCATCCGGCTGTCCAACAGTCCCGAGGGGCTGGCCTCCAACT TGTCGGAGCTGTCGGTCCGCCTGGCCTCGCCTCTGACCACGCCCACCATCGTCCAGCCGACCGGATCTGTGGAAaccgctcagccaatcagaaccaTGGCCATCATCGTGGAAGGCggtgggagggaggaaggaggaggaggtggcagCGATAGACTCCGAGAGGAGGGtccagaagaggaggaggaagatgtggaggaggcagaggagcagcaggaggtgacTGATACTGGGGAATGGCCGCCGTCTGAGCTCAGTCACAGCGGTGTGACAGCTGTGTTTCCTGTCCAGGTGCGCTCCAGCGTGTACGGCAGCAGCCCTCgcagccgcagcagctccatcacttcctgggacagtctccatggaaacgctcCAAACACCACCCCCTCTGAGCCCAGCTCCAGGAGATACAGCGCCCCCCTGTGTCAGGAGGAGCTGGTCGTTAAAGCCATCagagtgaagaagaggaggagacgacGCCAGG acagcagcagtgggaatCGTCTGTCTGAAAGCAGCTgttcagactccatgtttgcgGTCCACGATGACAGCTGGAGCGATGGAGGCAGCGGGACTCCGGCGAGTGACCGCACCTCCCTGGTGGGTCTGGATCTGGAGAACCAGAAGTCCCAGGAGTCCGGAGGCTCGGACCGAGGcctgaaggaggtggaggagcagctgtccGG ctccctgctcctccagctggacacGGGACAGACCTCTGGTCCCGGCCCAGAGACTCAAGCCGTCCCCCCGACCCCCGAtgtggacctgctgctggagtgcaCGTTCTCCTACATGCACAAATCTGAGGAGGACGATgggcaggagcagcagccaaTGGAGGAGCCCGAAGACGAGTTTCTGAGTCCTCTGATTGgaccggaggaggaagaggaagaggaggaggaggag gaGGACAagctggcgccccctgctggtctggcGGACCCcatgtttttctccactgtGTCCAGcctggacaggaagcagagcatGTCCAGCGATGAAGACGGAGACATCTACTGTCCCTCTGTGGCTCCGGGTCGGGACCGGGACAACCGCACCTCCTCCCCCAACCAGCTGGACAGGACCAAagatggacggacggaccaGGAGGCCCAGGAGAAAGACCGACACAAACCTGACCAG ttgGCAGAAAGCTGGATGGGATACTCAGGACCCGGCTGTGGAATACTGAGCTtacaggtgactgacag GTATGTGTGGTGCCTGGATTTCAAAGGAGGACTGTTCTGCAGCCCTTTACCTGAAACCGGACTCAATTGGCAGCGCTTTGAAGACAATatccaccaggtggcgctgtcccCTTCAG GTAACCTGCTGTGGAAGGTGGAGCAGAAGACCATGACGGCGTACGCCTGCGCCAAAGTGTCGGTGAGGGGAAAACGTCACTGGTACAAAGCCGAGGAGCATTCGGCGTTCGTGGCTCTGAGTGACGACTCTGCCTGGATCATCAGGACCAACGGCGACCTCTACCTGCAGACAG GCCTGAGCGTGGAGCGTCCCTGCGCGCGCTCCGTGAAGGTGGAGACTCCGTGTGTGTtcagccaggtgtgtgtgagggcggGCGTGGTTTGGGCACTGAGCGAGCACCAGGCCGTCTTCTACCGGGAGGGTCTGAGCAGCTACTGCAGCCAGGGCGAGGGCTGGAAGTACGACACGGTCAG tgaGGCTCAGGGTCTAGACCTGGTCTGTGTGGCTCTGGCTGATGGGGGCACGGCCTGGGCTCTTGATGCCAGTGGCAGTCTCTGGTTTCGAACCGGGGTACGCTCGTCCAGACCGCAGGGTGACGACGACCACTGGTGGCAG ATCAGCATCTCGGACTACGTGGTGTTCGACCAGGGCAGCCTCTTCCAGACGCTGCTGCAGGCCACGCAGAGCGTCGCCACGGTAACGCGGGCGCCGGTGGAGCGCGTGGTGGCTTTCCTGTCGCAGTACTCCCACTGCCAGCCCAGCCTGGTCAGCGCCAACCGCAGCGGCGTGTGGGTCGCGTCCGGCAGGAACCAGCTGCACCTGGCCCGGGGCAGCCTCGTGG GAACCTTCTGGCAGAACGTGGTCCCTCGCGGAACCGTCTCAGCCACCAGGTGGACCTTCATCACCTCTTCATCTGTACCTCACAAAGAAG GTACCTTCCTGTGGCtggctcagagcaggaaggatcTGTTCTGCGTGTGGGACCAGGACGGCGAGCTCCGCCCCTCGTCGGTGCTGCTCCCCCCTGAG GTGGAGCTGACGTACCTGTCGGCCTGTCGGGACGCTCTGTGGGGTTTGGACGCTCACGGCCGGGTCCTCATCCGGAcgctgtctccgtcctgtcccGCCGGTCTGCACTGGACCCCCCTGGATCTGAGCCAGCTGG GTGGTGTTCGTCTGGTCAGTGTGAGCTGCGGCAGTCAGAACGTCTGGGCTGTGGATAGCCGAGGAATCGTTTACTTCAGGGTCGGAACCCAACCGCTGAATCCCAGCATGATGCTCCCGGCCTGGATCCACATAGAACCACCTGCACAG CCCATCGGAGTGCAGCTGGTCTGCATCCAGACGAGTCCTAACGATCGCCTCCTCTGGGCTTTGGACAACAGAGGAAGCGTCTTCGTCAGGACCGGGCTCAGCGACGAGATGCCGGTCGGGACGGACTGGGAGCTGGTACCAG GTCTTGCCGTCAGtcagctggtcctcagctgTCGAACCGTGTGGGTTCGGTGCGTCAATGGAGATCTGGCTCGACGTTACGGCGTCTCTGAAAGAAACCCAGCGGGAGACTACTGGAAGAAGATCCCTGGCGGCGCCAACTGGTTTACAG TGACTCCGGAGGACGAACTGTGGGCGGTCACCTTGGTGGGTGGATTGGCACGGCGACTGACGAAGCTCCTCCCACAGACGCCTGTTAGACCCGCCTCCTCAGGCGCCTCGTTGGGAGACGACGTCGATGACGAGTGGGAGCTGATTTGA